The following are encoded together in the Bacillus rossius redtenbacheri isolate Brsri chromosome 9 unlocalized genomic scaffold, Brsri_v3 Brsri_v3_scf9_1, whole genome shotgun sequence genome:
- the LOC134542653 gene encoding protein OSCP1 isoform X1: MSSIYSVPLLFLNLGGEMMYIINQRLHAQKIAKDKASKVLDDIISLMLNEKFLNELFKPQEIYNKAALRKLFEDLAHASIMRLNSTSMEKLYDLMKMVFKYQIFMARQPRDIILITLNHLDAIRSFISNPSLLAQADMAYEILIKVYGDMALGELQTIRYHLLNFLQDVGTRVSVFLRQGSQNQNGSFVIPVGGPVPPGCEVPGFIRHYGSDRSVVEVAHFPAGGDYTAAPAPGSLDKTGCRGTDLGCNIYVSQSGSGSPVCERAALNAPVKPRAERELQAGRAELNLLLSQLLVDRGRAADASDIIHLNLFSSRQEEEEFSLQLQDTASNSCIKFDAQNCGRSIELEKIYDEMTLASSAPADEDEFLELLDSC, encoded by the exons ATGTCAAGTATTTACTCTGTTCCATTATTATTTCTTAATCTAGGTGGCGAAATGATGTATATAATAAATCAGCGTTTACATGCTCAAAAAATTGCCAAAGACAAAGCATCCAAAG TACTAGATGATATAATTTCACTGATGCTAAATGAAAAGTTCTTGAACGAATTGTTCAAACCTCAGGAAATATACAATAAGGCAGCTCTTCGTAAATTATTTGAAGATCTCGCACACGCATCAATCATGCGGTTGAATTCGACCAGCATGGAGAAACTATACGATCTGATGAAAATGGTATTCAAGTACCAAATTTTTATGGCAAGGCAGCCGAGGGATATAATATTAATCACATTAAACCATTTGGATGCCATAAGAAGTTTTATTTCAAACCCAAGCTTACTTGCACAAGCTGACATGGCTTATGAAATACTCATAAAG GTGTACGGAGACATGGCACTCGGAGAGCTGCAAACAATACGCTACCACCTGCTTAACTTCCTGCAAGACGTCGGCACACGCGTGTCAGTGTTCCTGCGGCAGGGCAGCCAGAACCAGAACGGCAGCTTCGTCATCCCGGTCGGTGGCCCCGTACCCCCGG GTTGCGAGGTGCCTGGCTTCATCCGGCACTATGGCTCGGACCGCTCCGTCGTCGAGGTGGCCCACTTCCCCGCCGGGGGAGACTACACGGCGGCCCCGGCACCAGGGTCTCTGGACAAGACAGGCTGCAGGGGCACTGATCTGGGCTGCAACAT CTACGTGTCGCAGAGCGGAAGCGGCTCGCCGGTGTGTGAGCGGGCAGCGCTGAACGCCCCCGTCAAGCCCCGGGCGGAGCGCGAACTGCAagcgggccgtgccgagctgaaCCTCCTCCTCTCGCAGCTGCTGGTGGACCGGGGGCGGGCGGCCGACGCCAGCGACATCATACACCTCAACCTCTTCAGCTCGCGCCAGGAAGAGGA GGAGTTTTCTCTGCAGCTGCAGGACACTGCCTCTAACAGTTGCATTAAGTTTGACGCTCAGAACTGTGGTCGTTCGATAGAGCTGGAGAAGATTTACGACGAGATGACGCTGGCCAGCTCAGCCCCAGCAGATGAAGACGAATTCTTGGAGTTGTTAGATAGTTGCTAG
- the LOC134542653 gene encoding protein OSCP1 isoform X3, producing MLKKLPKTKHPKVYGDMALGELQTIRYHLLNFLQDVGTRVSVFLRQGSQNQNGSFVIPVGGPVPPGCEVPGFIRHYGSDRSVVEVAHFPAGGDYTAAPAPGSLDKTGCRGTDLGCNIYVSQSGSGSPVCERAALNAPVKPRAERELQAGRAELNLLLSQLLVDRGRAADASDIIHLNLFSSRQEEEEFSLQLQDTASNSCIKFDAQNCGRSIELEKIYDEMTLASSAPADEDEFLELLDSC from the exons ATGCTCAAAAAATTGCCAAAGACAAAGCATCCAAAG GTGTACGGAGACATGGCACTCGGAGAGCTGCAAACAATACGCTACCACCTGCTTAACTTCCTGCAAGACGTCGGCACACGCGTGTCAGTGTTCCTGCGGCAGGGCAGCCAGAACCAGAACGGCAGCTTCGTCATCCCGGTCGGTGGCCCCGTACCCCCGG GTTGCGAGGTGCCTGGCTTCATCCGGCACTATGGCTCGGACCGCTCCGTCGTCGAGGTGGCCCACTTCCCCGCCGGGGGAGACTACACGGCGGCCCCGGCACCAGGGTCTCTGGACAAGACAGGCTGCAGGGGCACTGATCTGGGCTGCAACAT CTACGTGTCGCAGAGCGGAAGCGGCTCGCCGGTGTGTGAGCGGGCAGCGCTGAACGCCCCCGTCAAGCCCCGGGCGGAGCGCGAACTGCAagcgggccgtgccgagctgaaCCTCCTCCTCTCGCAGCTGCTGGTGGACCGGGGGCGGGCGGCCGACGCCAGCGACATCATACACCTCAACCTCTTCAGCTCGCGCCAGGAAGAGGA GGAGTTTTCTCTGCAGCTGCAGGACACTGCCTCTAACAGTTGCATTAAGTTTGACGCTCAGAACTGTGGTCGTTCGATAGAGCTGGAGAAGATTTACGACGAGATGACGCTGGCCAGCTCAGCCCCAGCAGATGAAGACGAATTCTTGGAGTTGTTAGATAGTTGCTAG
- the LOC134542653 gene encoding protein OSCP1 isoform X4, which produces MLKKLPKTKHPKVYGDMALGELQTIRYHLLNFLQDVGTRVSVFLRQGSQNQNGSFVIPVGGPVPPGCEVPGFIRHYGSDRSVVEVAHFPAGGDYTAAPAPGSLDKTGCRGTDLGCNIYVSQSGSGSPVCERAALNAPVKPRAERELQAGRAELNLLLSQLLVDRGRAADASDIIHLNLFSSRQEEE; this is translated from the exons ATGCTCAAAAAATTGCCAAAGACAAAGCATCCAAAG GTGTACGGAGACATGGCACTCGGAGAGCTGCAAACAATACGCTACCACCTGCTTAACTTCCTGCAAGACGTCGGCACACGCGTGTCAGTGTTCCTGCGGCAGGGCAGCCAGAACCAGAACGGCAGCTTCGTCATCCCGGTCGGTGGCCCCGTACCCCCGG GTTGCGAGGTGCCTGGCTTCATCCGGCACTATGGCTCGGACCGCTCCGTCGTCGAGGTGGCCCACTTCCCCGCCGGGGGAGACTACACGGCGGCCCCGGCACCAGGGTCTCTGGACAAGACAGGCTGCAGGGGCACTGATCTGGGCTGCAACAT CTACGTGTCGCAGAGCGGAAGCGGCTCGCCGGTGTGTGAGCGGGCAGCGCTGAACGCCCCCGTCAAGCCCCGGGCGGAGCGCGAACTGCAagcgggccgtgccgagctgaaCCTCCTCCTCTCGCAGCTGCTGGTGGACCGGGGGCGGGCGGCCGACGCCAGCGACATCATACACCTCAACCTCTTCAGCTCGCGCCAGGAAGAGGAGTGA
- the LOC134542653 gene encoding protein OSCP1 isoform X2: MSSIYSVPLLFLNLGGEMMYIINQRLHAQKIAKDKASKVLDDIISLMLNEKFLNELFKPQEIYNKAALRKLFEDLAHASIMRLNSTSMEKLYDLMKMVFKYQIFMARQPRDIILITLNHLDAIRSFISNPSLLAQADMAYEILIKVYGDMALGELQTIRYHLLNFLQDVGTRVSVFLRQGSQNQNGSFVIPVGGPVPPGCEVPGFIRHYGSDRSVVEVAHFPAGGDYTAAPAPGSLDKTGCRGTDLGCNIYVSQSGSGSPVCERAALNAPVKPRAERELQAGRAELNLLLSQLLVDRGRAADASDIIHLNLFSSRQEEE; the protein is encoded by the exons ATGTCAAGTATTTACTCTGTTCCATTATTATTTCTTAATCTAGGTGGCGAAATGATGTATATAATAAATCAGCGTTTACATGCTCAAAAAATTGCCAAAGACAAAGCATCCAAAG TACTAGATGATATAATTTCACTGATGCTAAATGAAAAGTTCTTGAACGAATTGTTCAAACCTCAGGAAATATACAATAAGGCAGCTCTTCGTAAATTATTTGAAGATCTCGCACACGCATCAATCATGCGGTTGAATTCGACCAGCATGGAGAAACTATACGATCTGATGAAAATGGTATTCAAGTACCAAATTTTTATGGCAAGGCAGCCGAGGGATATAATATTAATCACATTAAACCATTTGGATGCCATAAGAAGTTTTATTTCAAACCCAAGCTTACTTGCACAAGCTGACATGGCTTATGAAATACTCATAAAG GTGTACGGAGACATGGCACTCGGAGAGCTGCAAACAATACGCTACCACCTGCTTAACTTCCTGCAAGACGTCGGCACACGCGTGTCAGTGTTCCTGCGGCAGGGCAGCCAGAACCAGAACGGCAGCTTCGTCATCCCGGTCGGTGGCCCCGTACCCCCGG GTTGCGAGGTGCCTGGCTTCATCCGGCACTATGGCTCGGACCGCTCCGTCGTCGAGGTGGCCCACTTCCCCGCCGGGGGAGACTACACGGCGGCCCCGGCACCAGGGTCTCTGGACAAGACAGGCTGCAGGGGCACTGATCTGGGCTGCAACAT CTACGTGTCGCAGAGCGGAAGCGGCTCGCCGGTGTGTGAGCGGGCAGCGCTGAACGCCCCCGTCAAGCCCCGGGCGGAGCGCGAACTGCAagcgggccgtgccgagctgaaCCTCCTCCTCTCGCAGCTGCTGGTGGACCGGGGGCGGGCGGCCGACGCCAGCGACATCATACACCTCAACCTCTTCAGCTCGCGCCAGGAAGAGGAGTGA